The DNA segment GGTCAGTATAGAGTGGATGTTGTGTGCTTCGCTGTGGATGTCGCTCTCTGTCGTAAGAAACCCTCGCATCTCTGAAAGCCGAACCTTTTATAGAAATTAACGGTAATTAACGAGACGGACGTCAGGTTTACAGGGATGCACCCAAAATGAGTTTTTGTggctaaaaagagaaaagaacactaattaaactaaattaaatcAGGCCACGCCCCCACACAGCCAGCTGTTTAACATCACAGCTTTTTCTCTGGTTTCGGCCTCCCATTCACAGGAACCCAACGTTTCAGGAGCAACATTTTAGGGTGGAGATTTCTGAAAATGCTCTTCAGGGTGGAGGTCTTTGAAAACACTCTTTATAAATGCAGGTTTTTCAGAAAACTCTCTCCAGGGAGGATGTTTGACAgtgctctccagggtggagatTTTTGAAAACATTGTCCAGGGTGGAGGTTTCTAAAAACACTCTCTAGGCTGACATTTTCACAGACTTTGTAGCGTTAATTTTGTCGAACAGAAGGCATTTTTTGTTGATAAGTTACACCTCTGCCGTTTCAAACCTGCTAGTGCTCCCCCTAGAGGTTAAACATTCATTATTTAGGTCTGCTTTGGCCGTTATGCTGCTTTTGCAATTTGGCATCTGCTTGTGAGATGTTAGTGCCCCCTGCTGGGCTACAAGTGTTGGCTACACCTAGCAGTTTGAATGTTTGTACgttcatttaaaaatataaacaacACTTTTAGTTTTTTCAGCCAGGCTTGGATTTCGCTTTCGACCAGAAACTCATTTTGGTGCATCAGTAATTAATTTAATCATCAATTTAATTGATCTGTTTAGCATCAAATGTCAAAACAATGTAAAGGGTTCTTAAGAGAATAAAAAGGAGTTGCGAGGTGTTGTTACGACAGCGACATTACGCCCCCTCCACATAGCCTCCTCACCCTGAATTCACAAAAAAGCTGCTTATTAGAATATATGGAGTGTGCATTACCAATAAAAAGCCAGCCGTCATTCTGGCTGGTTGCCAGCGTTTGAGGGACTACCCTCGCATGGAAGTTCGTCGTTTTGGACCAGGCCGCGTTCGCTGGCCGTTTCAGAGAAGTCCTCGAGGTGATGGACGCAGTCATGGTCGCAGGGAAGCTCTGACGGGTGCTCCTCCGAGGGCGTGGCGTCGGCGTAGGTGATCTCCGATTGGTCCTCGGTGTGTAATGGGCTGTTCTGACTGGACAGCTCAGTGCAGTCCGTCTCGTTCACCAGGCTGCCCTCGGACGGCTGCTCCAATTGGTCCCCCAGGTCTGGGAGGTTCGGTTCCCGCGGCAACGACAGGCTCTTGTGACGACTCCAGAGCTTGTGGAGCTCGGTTACCTCGGAAACGCTGCTGCTGGTGCCGCTGTCACGGAAGCTGGCCAGCGGGGGGCGGACCTTCACCCCTGTTACCGTCACTGAGCCTTCGATGGCCTTCCTCAGCTGCAGGCAGAGGAATAGAATACTTCAGTGCAGTATTCTGGCAGATCCTTCAAGACTTACAGGTTCCTTATGAATTCATCTCACGAATGcttgtttataataataataataataataataataataattaaatacatatatatatattacactaaCATTAACCCTTATAAACCatgtgtttattattcagttattacaCTTGTGGGCCACTGAGTGTTGGCACTGGATAGGTATGACAGTAGGTGGAAGGTACGTAGATTCTACATGATTTTTAACATGTAAACTGATAATGGTTAAAGTACACACCTCTTTTAGGGATACCACTCCAACAAGCCTCCCAGTACTCGTGACATATGCATGATCCAGACCAAGCAGTGAGAAaatagtgtgtgtctgtgacacACAGAATAACAATGTGAAAGAAAGCCCAGCAAACGAATTATCCAGAGCTCAAAGCTTTCTGGACCTCTGGTGAAGAGAGAGGTCCTCACTGATTGTATGATTGTAAGTTTTAATCTAACAAAGGTAAACGTGAGCTTACTTTATGCAAAGATGTGCGCTCCACAAGCTGGAAGGGGGCGGGGTCTATCTTACAGTTGTTAAAATTGACAGCTTCATCCAGCTGTTGCTCCTCCCACTCGGCTATCTGAGTTGAAGAGAAGGTCACGTGGTCAACCTGTCCATATCTATGGAACTACAGATGGCACTTTTTCCTGTTGGACACTGACACTGGAATCATTCAGCTTTAAAACGAGCTGGTTTTAACTGGAGCTCTTTACTAAGGTGAGCATCTAAAAGCTATCCTCAAGCCCACCCATGCCCAACTATTCCCAAACTCACTCACCCCAACCAATTTCCATCAATACCATCATCCATCACCCAACCCATCCATCCAAAAACCCACCCATTCCCAAAACCACCCATCCCCATCATCCCCAAAACCCACCTATGCCCAAACCCACTCGTCCCTGCTCATGCCAAAACCCACCCATCCCCACTCTTACTCACCCCTACTCATTCCCATCCCCACTCATTCCCGCCCACCCTTCTCCTACCCTTCCCCAAATCCACTCTTAAACGCACTTAAAACCAGCCATTCCCAAAACCACTCATCCCTATCGCCCAAACCCACCATCCCCCAAAACCCACTCACCCCTACCTATATTCATCAATACCCCACGCTTTCCTGAACCCACCCATCCTCAAACCCACTCATCCCCCAAAACCCACTCACCCCTACCTATATTCATCAATACCCCATGCTTACCGGAACCCACTCATCCACAAACCCACCTAAAACCACCCATTCCCAAAACCTCCTATCCCCAAACCCACCTAAAACCACCCATTCCCAAAACCTCCTATCCCCAAACCCACTCATCCCTGCACATGCCCAAACCCACCCATTCTAATACCCACTTATCCCCACCCATATTCAATAATATCTACCAATCCACCCCCAAAACCACTTCTTCCCACCCTTATTCAACAatacctatctatctattccCAAAAGCCACCCCAACACCACTCACCCCCACTCTTACCTGAACCCACCCATCACCACTCATTTCCACCCAAATTCAGCAACACCTACCCTTCCCCAAATCCACTCTTAAATGCACTTAACACCAGCCATTCCCAAAACCACTCATCCCTATTTCCCAAACCCACCATCCCCAAAACCTACTCACCCCTACCTATATTCATCAGTACCTACCCATCCCCAAAACCACTCATCCCCACGCTTACCTGAACCCACTCTTAAACCTACTTAAAACCACCCATTCCCAAAACCACCCATCCCTGTCATCCCCAAAACCCACCTATTGCCAAACCCACTCATCCCTGCTCATCCCCAAACTCACCCATTCTGAGAGCCACTTATCCCCACCCATATTTAATAATACCTACCAATCCACTCCCAAAACCACTCCTTCCCACCCTTATTCAACAATGCCTACCTATCTATTCCCAAAACCACTCATCCCACGCTTACCTGAACACATCCATCCTCAAACTCACTCATCCCCAAACCCCATACCGCACATACGATACGTGTGATGTTGATATCCAGTGTTGTTTGGGTTACCTCTGCTGTAGACATGTCGTCCTCAACATCAGGACCGTCCTGAAAACAGAGAATCCCCACCACCAATCAGACACACAGACCCTGCACATCTGTACAACACACCCAAATCACACCGCCGGCCCCCTTCACGGATTAGCATGCATTGTGCTTACTACTTACGAGATGGACGGCACACTAATCTGACCCACAGAAGCGGCTAAAGCTTTACTGGTCATTAGCAAGCTTTAGCGACACATTAAGCACAGCCTGGAGGAGAGTGAAGGAGACTGAGCGCCACTACTGAAGCAATAAAGCCCCACCAGAGTGAGCCGCCTCGTTAGCCCTAAACATGCTCAATTCAGGGGAGAAATGCTGAGGTTTCAGGTTCAGTTTAACTCAATTTTGGCTTCTCTGGTTTAGAAGGCGTCGTTTCTCTGGTCAAATTTCAATATGGAGAATCAAGACATTCGCCAGCGAGATCAGGAAAGACAGACACAAACGTTTGGACTTCGTCTCAAGCAGTCTCATGCACAGCCATAGTGTAGCTCTACAAGAACCCATGGCCTGGCATGAACCCCATGAGCAACTACTTTAAAAATACAGGTGCCAAAAGGGTGATCATAGGGGCGATGCCATTGGTCTACAGAGGTCTTCAAAGTCTTCAAAGACTGGTAGGCAGGACTTTAAGGACATTACACACCCTTGTAAACTATGTGTTGGGTTGAACACGCCTATTAACTGAACTTAAGACCCAGAATTGAAGACCACTGCTaaaggagaaccacttttggctccataagGAACCTTTCAATGGATGGTTGACTGAAGATCTGTTAAAGTGGTTTATAACAGCGGCTCAAACCAGTCCTCTGGGACCCCAAGATGTCCACGTTTGTGTTCTATCCCAAAGTGTTGGGTTGGAGCAATAATCTGGACCGCctggtacatttacatttacattaaaggcatttagcagatgttccTCTCCAGAGCGTCTTCCAAAAgtgctaaacacaagtcaatatggagaccataatactctactcttcacccaagtactctcagaagaggagagtcttcagtctgggtttgaggacagtgagtgttggactctgctgttcggacacccaggggaagttcgttccaccacttcggtgcaggacagaaaaaagtctggacgctcgtcttctgtggatcttaaaggatggcgggtcgaacttgaagctggaagggctctctgttgccatcaagtactggtggaggagctggctggtccagtcttggctttgtaggccagcgtgaGCATTCACAACTATTGAAAGCCACTGATGTTATAGTTCTACACCAGGGTTCTCAAACTTGGGGACCTCCCAAAAGATCCAGATCTTGACTCTATCCCTGTGTTGGAATTTGAGTTTGAGCAAAATCTGGATCATCTAGTGGCTTTGGGAACTGGTTTTAAAGCCACTGGCATGAAGGCTCTACACCAACGGTCCTCAAACTTGGCGACCACCCAGAGGATCTGGATTTGTCCTTTCTCCCTTTGTGTTGGGTTGATCCTCCAAAAGTCTGGGCCATCTTCTGATGTTAAAGTTCTACCACAGAGGTTCTCAAACCTGGCGACCACCCAGATGATCCATGGTTTGGAGAAAAATGTGGACCATGGGGGCTTAAGGACTGCTTCTGCTCCACATCTTCTACACTCACATCTCATCCActgaagggttctttaaggaaccagaACTGGGTTCTAATATGGCATCAGTCCAGAGAATCCTTTTGGCAGCTTCATTTTTAATGTGTACTGGAAAGTTGATAGCATTGTATGACTAGTGAATTCATACCGTGGTATGAGTGAGATGATTCACAGAGCAGCCGGTCAGGCAGCGTTTAAGCACTGACCGGAGGTTCTGCATTGAGTTTACTGGACTCAAAAGTGCAGATCAGTGCATAAACACACCTTCATAAACACAACATTAAACACGGGTGTTTCTATGGTGTGCACTTTAAAATCAAGTAAATTCAATGGCCTTTTTTTCAGAGCACGACACGGAAGAGCATGCCAGCGGggtctttgtgcttcaaaggcCCAGTTGGCTAGGGAAGGTTTCCGGCTCCATCGGAGATTCAGCGGGAGGTTGGAGCTGGTTTCTGGCAGTGCTCTTACCGCCATAGTTATCCTCACACGCTTGGGCCTCCTGCTCCTCTTAGGAGCCTTGGAGCCAGCGTTAATCTTCCAGATGGGCACAGATAAAGAGAAGGGGAGGAGCAAACAGCGTTACTGCAACGTTACTGCAATGTTAATGCAACATCGCTCCCTCAAACGTGCACAGTGATAACATTGAACAGCTATGAAAGGACACGGACAGAGTGGTCCAGCACAAGAGGCGTCCTCTCTGCAGACAAGCACATGAACATCAGCGCTGACACTAAAGGACTAAAGCAATAGTTCagattcagaattcagaatctGATTTACGTCATTTTTCCATTTAACCAGAACGTCGACCATCAGCCAAGACACAAGTCTGCAGTTTACTTtactacgaggctaatgtagctaacaagtaatgtaAGCTAATTCCCTTCTCCTCCTATTCAACAAAgctgtttagctccacccattcagcctacagctgtttagctccacccattcagcctacagaagtttagctccatccattcagcctacagctgtttagccccacccattcagcctacagcagtttagctccatccatgcagtttacagcagtttagctccatccattcagcctacagcagtttagccccacccattcagcctatggcagtttagcccctcccattcagcctacggcagtttagccccacccattgaGCCTatggcagtttagccccacccattcagcctatggcagtttagccccacccattcagcctacagcagtttagccccacccattatagcctacagcaatttagccccacccattcagcctacagcagtttagctccactcatttggtttagccccacccattcagcctacagcagtttagcctcacccattcagcctacagcagtttagcctcacccattcagcctacagcagtatagCTCCACTCATTtggtttagctccacccattcagcccacagcagtttatTCCCTCTGATTCACAGTGAAGTTATAATGAGTGCTTTGTGAGTGAGTGGGCGTGTTACAGGGtcgtaaatgcacacacacacgtctttaATGAACATCAGGGAAATGATACCAACGGGTCAgcaggatatgggccctttcaGTAATCTCTGATAGACCTACTTGTGTGGTCTCTGACATCCGTAATGCTACTGCTGATTTTAGCTTTACATGCCTGTCCATGTTTTGGCTGATAGACCACGGGCGGAGTGTGGAGAAAACGTTTAGCTGAAGTATCACTTTTACACAACGTTCCTCAAACACTGGTACAGACCACACACCAGCAATCCTATAAAGAAGGGCTTAAAGAAGGGTTAGCAGTCATAGTCATGTGTGCAGGGAATGCCTACTTTCAACCTGTGGATGCTGAGGAGGAATAACCAGAGCAGAGCAACACAATAATGACCATGATCAGAAAGAGGATCGGACAGCAGTCTAGGATGATCAAGGGGAGCCATCACAGGTGTACTGGCTAGCTCTAaatgtgagctgtagcagtgtgtgaaactacctccaccatgtttggaggccgtactttagcctggctagctctcactgtaagctgtaacagtgtgtgaaactacctccaccatgtttggaggccgtgctttagcctggctagctctcactgtaagctgtaacagtgtgtgaaactacctccaccatgtttggaggccgtgctttagcctggctaacTCTCACTGTaagctgtaacagtgtgtgaaactacctccagcATGTTTGGAGGccgtgctttagcctggctagctctcactgtgagctatAACcatgtgtgaaactacctccaccatgtttggaggccgTACTTTGGCCTggttagctctcactgtgagctgtagcagtgtgagAAACTACCTCCAGCATGTTTGGAGGccgtgctttagcctggctagctctcactgtgagctatAACcatgtgtgaaactacctccaccatgtttggaagccgTGCTTTAGCTTggttagctctcactgtgagctgaagaaacacacactgcctggTAGGGTACAGTAAAAGTCTTCATAGTCTATTTGGGGAAATATCTGCCTGATATCTGTTGCTTTAGCTTGAGTCCAACCTCAAAACACTCACAGAAATGCAGATTgacctgtgattggtcagtgtgCTACTAATGGGAGGGTTTGCATATCGCAGAATTCTGCATGATCAGTGTTGCAAACACTACTATCACAATATTAACAAACAAAGCGTGGCCCCTTTGAGTGCACAAGTGCACAGACACCTGCTACTCTGAGAAGACTTTCTTACCTCCACCTGCTCCTTCACTGGTTCCCCACAGGACACACTCGGAGAGCCTGCATCAGACACAACGAAGAGAGTGGAGAAGGTGCACGGGGAGGGTCTGAACAAGGTAATGCCAGTGTTTGTGCTAAAGTGTGTGTGGACGTGTTCGTACGTACTGTTCAGGGTCTCCGTGTTGCTGACTGAAGACACTGTCTTGAGAGCGGATTTGAGGGGGATTTGGGAGTTGGTCAGAGTGGGGCTGTAGGAGGATTCCTCAGTGGAAATCTACAGAGAGACAGTTTGAATAGACTTTAAACTGGATAGATAACTGGTGTAATTGTGTGAATAGCTCTTTCTAACTGACCCTGTCTGGCTCAAAGGCTTTGCTCGTTTGGCTGGAACTGCACCGCACTGTTTAAGAAGATTCACACCCTtttaagggcccatatcctTCATTTGTCTTATTTTCTTCCCTCCCTGAGGTCCACATATGACATTTGTGTACATGTGCACTTATATGTCCAACAGTCCAAAGTGCTGACCAGTAGAACGAGAGTGGGCTAGAgtagtataaagccccccagcatcgggctgtggggttctctggataggtgatggagctccatcccatACCTTTGGGATGCGTTGGAGTGGCAAAACTTATCATCCAACATGCATCGGTACATGACCTGGGCTGAATCAATCAAatactcctcacagcaatgttcctgcACCTAGTGTAAatccttcccagaagagtataGGCTTTTAAATCCCTTGTGATCAGAAGAAGTGCTGAATAAGCagttgtccacaaacttttggccacgCAGCACTCTAAACAAATTTTTAACATCTCTCTTTATAGCTTAAATTACACACCCTGTTTTTGTTGACATATGCAAATGAACTCATgagttcagtgtgaatgggcggagctaagtcgctgtagactgaataggcGGTtgcagtgtatgtaaatgtattgtgacatcacaaaaaccacATGTTACAAACAGCCCCTTACCAGGAAGCGGACGCCCCGGCTGGCCTTGGGTGAGGAATCCTGGGAGAAGGAAGGGACGTGGGTGCCGTTGTCCTGAGCGCGTTCCCGCAGGTACTCCAGCCTGCGGCCGCGGCCCAGCTGCTCCGAGAGCAGGGACTGCAGCTGGGAACGCTCAATGGAGCCCAGCAGGATCATGGATTCTACAGCCAGGCCGCAGAGACAGAGAACGAGAACATCATACCCCTGCTGAAagatccagctcaagaccagcttttgctggaaGTTGGTTACCAGCCATGTTACCAGTGATTTAGGTGAAATTTCACTCTCTCTTATCTCTTAAACTCCAGTTACAGAGATCCATGTGTACGTTCCTCCTGGTGGATGGAGTTCTGACTAGTTAAAGGTCCAGGTCCGCATGACCGTGAATTCAGTCTAGTACAAAATGTTCAATTATGATCTCTTGGCATCGCTTTACTAGGATGATCTACTGTAGATGCCCGGTAGATGCTCaactgacctgacctgacctcacctcacctcacatgGCCTGACCACAtttgacctgacctgaccttaCATCACCTGACCcaacctgacctgacctgaactcacctcacctcatctcatCTCGCTTTACTAGGATGATCTACCCGGTAGATGCTGACCTGACCTCACCTGACCtggcctgacctgacctgacctaaACTTACCTCACCTCACCTCGCCTGACCTGACCTTCACCTGACCTTCACCTGACCTTCACCTGACCTTCACCTGAATCTGTATTAAATACGACTGAACTCTGAGCTGAAGGTAAACGACTGTCTTGTTATTAAATGTAAGAGTGCActctcaccctcaccctcaccctcaccccaACTTTATTCTTGaattaaccctaaaacctaattctctatgatttgatttaattagATCTACTCCAATTAATTAGTTGCTTCAAGGATAAAGTtggggtgagggtgagggtgagagTGCACTTCTAAGTCAATGGAAACATGTGACTAATCAGATTTACATTACAAAACAATACAGACttatgaccagcttgatgacCAGCTCAGTCAAGTTGGTCATTCAAATAGACTGGAcagtccatcaaactcaaatgaaaacataccctatactggttaaccagctggtTATACTGGTCATCCAGCTCATCTCTCTGGTGAAGTGCCTGTGCTGTGGTGGCTCACTGGTAAGAACCTCTGCCCTGAATGCTgctggttgtgggttcgaatcctgcTCAGGGTGTTTGTTCTTTTGACTAGTCTGAGCAACACTTTAAGAAACAAAGGTCCAAAAAAAAGCTTGTGTGTTATGAGATCCTGTGGCTCACTGGTAGATGCCATGCCTCCGTGATTAAGAGGTCACCGGTTCAAACACTGGTCAGGAACTCCAGGTCATACCTGAAAATGGTTGTGTGAAGGCTAGAGGGCAAAACCCGAATCAAGGGGGGAGAAAGCAATCTGGGGTCTCCCCCCCCCGGCCTTCAGAGGGAAGACTAGAAGGGGTTATGGAGACTAAAACTCCAGTGTCGACTTACTTTCTTCAATCCAGGGCTGTAGAAATTAAAAGCTATCACCCACACTTTGATTTATTTCTACAAACAACATCCTCCATTAGCCATCTTTTTCACGCCACTCCTCATTTCCCCAGAACCACCACATCACAACCAACACTGAGACTAGGccagatttgaaccagcaacctccTGCACTGGAGGCAAGGCTTTTCCCACTAAGCCACCAAGTCTCACTCTTAGCAGCCTTTTTTTAGGGGGTTTATCTTTGACATTGAAAGCCAGTGTTATCAGTACACCCAGTCTACCTTCTCTCACCAAATTAGCGTTACCAGGTGCTCATTAATGAGAAACCCCTGTTGATTGCTCCTGTTTTGTGAGTTTCTTCCTGAAGACCTGGTTCTCGATTGGTCCCCTGGTTGACTGCAGCTCTGCAGCTTGACCTACACCAGGAGCTAGCTTCTCCAAACACTTGGGACTGTCAAAACCTTCTGAGACCACATCACATTTCCCAAGCCTTCCAAGACACATCATTGGTCTAGTGTTGGATTGGGGAACAACTTCAGACACTTTAGTGCAGTCCTGGCTGGATAGAACCAGCAATTAATTGGAGTACCCACTGGGTACCCAATTAAGTACCCAATGGGCACTCCATGGGACTGGAGTACCCACTTATTTCTACCAGAGAGAAACTCAGCTTACACTTGCTCTAGGTTTCAACACCAGTATTACTACGCCCTCATCCACTGAGTAGAAGCTTAGGTCATATGAACCAGGGTTGCAGGGTTGAACATAAGGGTCAACTTTGGCAGCAAAACTCACCCAGAAATCTTTGAAACCCTAAGAGTTGTTTATAccacagagctgtaaaactaCTTTACTATTCGTAATATAGAAGAAATACACGTTATATTCAGTTTGTTGGGCTTAAGGCTGACAACTTCTCAAGGGGAAGTTATAAACTGTGTTAAAACAGGGCTCTGGAGATGCCAAACAACCCCAAAACAACCCCAACCTCAGCCTTAACCCTCAGCccaagtcaaatgtatttgtacagaACTTTTTACAACATGCAGTCACAAATCAGCTTCACAGGAATCCAGAAATAAGACACGCAATGAACATGGAACTTGAGGAAGCCCAAGCCCGCAGTGCAGGAAAACCCCCCTCAGAGCCGGAGGGGGAATCCTTAAGGCCATAGTGATGCAAGCCTTATGTTCTGCTATGAACAGCCAGAAGATTAGTAGCAGATTGGAGCACATCCGTATCTCACCTCTGGACTCCACCAGGGCCAGGGTCTTAAGCTGCCCGGCCAGTAGAGCCTCCTGCAGGTCCCGGTAAGTGGAGGACAGTGTGATGTAACGCACATCTCTCACCATGATGTCCTCCACACGGATATTATACTTCCTACAGTTGGAGCAGACATGCAGAACAGTGTGAGCACAGACCACGCACAGACCACCACAAACGCTTCATTTGTTACttttagtaaataaacaaacatccACTGCAATCTAAAAGCTAGGGATTGTGGGCTACTGTAAGAGAAGCCTGTGGCCTTGTAAAAGCAATAATACTAAATTAGAAAAATGAGATTGGACCTTTTTAACATTACTACCATTACTTTCTATTGTGTTAAGTCCTGACCAGTAGGGGGTGCAGTTTTACCCTGTTTGCCCTCATATTCCATCTGTGTTAAAAACTATAGCCTGAATGTAAGCTAGTGTCTGACCGACAGGTATCGCTTGACATGTTCTAGCACAAAGCATGTTTAATAGCGAGAACTGATGGTAAACCAACAAAGAATTCCAGTTAGCCCCGCCCCTTTGATTACAACCGACAGTCCTATTGGCCAGAAAAGCTCTATTCGACTAAAAGTACTGAAGTACGAAACTAAAACccaaaaatataaacataacaGTATATTGATCAGATTTTCCAGCCTCGGTCAGCATCATTCTACGACATTTACCTCTCAGTCAGGTCCTCAGTGGGACATAGACATACACacaataccacacacacacacacacacacacacacagacagaaggacagCCAAAATAAGGGAAAAGGGCCTGCTCACTCCTGCCCCCAGCCCAGCTCGGGCAGGTACGGAAGCTTCTGGATTCTGATGATGGAGTCGTAGAGCGAGGGCTGCAGGCTCTGAGCCACGGCATTGGCCAGAATAACAGCAATCATCACAGGCAAGATGTGGGATATCTGCCCGGTCAGCTCAAACACGATGACGGCTGTGGACACTGTGTGAGTGACCGCTCCGGAGAGTGCTGCAGCACCTGACGAAGTCCCAAACACACCGACTGAATGCACTCTTTTTAAGAACCACTTTACTAAGAATTCAATCATCACAcgaacacaaacacaggaaaCACAGCAAATGAGAAAAAAGGACCAAAACTAGCAAAAACAACGGCCATGCAAACCGACAGTGCCTCACAAACGGCTGAACAGGAAACATTTATCTGCATGTCAAACAAGAAACaggtgaagatgatgatgaggggCGGGGCTACAGAAAGGAAACAAGTGGAGGAAAGGGGGTGGAGACACAGGCCTAAGAGGGACATGGGAGGAGAACATACACAACCACATGTACAGTGGAGAGCAGATTCAGAAGGAAGGAAAACAGGGACAGAGAGGAGGAACAGGGGCGGGACTGGTACACTATTACTGCTTGGACTGGGTGGAGGCAGTGGAGCAGCTTCACCCT comes from the Salminus brasiliensis chromosome 23, fSalBra1.hap2, whole genome shotgun sequence genome and includes:
- the clcn2a gene encoding chloride channel protein 2a isoform X7; its protein translation is MYGGLDSNMLLQYLAWVTYPVVLITFSAGFTQILAPQAVGSGIPEMKTILRGVVLKEYLTFKTFVAKVIGLTCALGSGMPLGKEGPFVHVASLCAALLSKFMALFGGIYMLKEEPFEGNKNELRNTEMLSAACAVGVGCCFAAPIGGVLFSIEVTSTFFAVRNYWRGFFAATFSAFIFRVLAVWNKDEETITALFKTRFRLDFPFDLQELPAFAVLGIASGFGGALFVYLNRLIVESMRKQKTINKFLLKKRLVYPALVTLLVSTLTFPPGFGQFMAGQLTQHESLVALFDNRTWYKQGVAEEFEYTSHPQAWKHPQVSVFITLLLFIVMKFWMSAVATTMPVPCGAFMPVFLIGAAFGRLVGESMAAVFPDGIHTDSTVYPIVPGGYAVVGAAALSGAVTHTVSTAVIVFELTGQISHILPVMIAVILANAVAQSLQPSLYDSIIRIQKLPYLPELGWGQEKYNIRVEDIMVRDVRYITLSSTYRDLQEALLAGQLKTLALVESRESMILLGSIERSQLQSLLSEQLGRGRRLEYLRERAQDNGTHVPSFSQDSSPKASRGVRFLISTEESSYSPTLTNSQIPLKSALKTVSSVSNTETLNSSPSVSCGEPVKEQVEINAGSKAPKRSRRPKRVRITMADGPDVEDDMSTAEIAEWEEQQLDEAVNFNNCKIDPAPFQLVERTSLHKTHTIFSLLGLDHAYVTSTGRLVGVVSLKELRKAIEGSVTVTGVKVRPPLASFRDSGTSSSVSEVTELHKLWSRHKSLSLPREPNLPDLGDQLEQPSEGSLVNETDCTELSSQNSPLHTEDQSEITYADATPSEEHPSELPCDHDCVHHLEDFSETASERGLVQNDELPCEGSPSNAGNQPE
- the clcn2a gene encoding chloride channel protein 2a isoform X6 — encoded protein: MERDSDEQRVLQYQQTLMYGRYTQELGAYAKEEAARLREDGALRRSTGVRSQTPEQLEYEKDPCAKCQLCTSRCQRFLISRVGEDWIFLILLGLLMALVSWVMDYTIAFCQQAQKWMYGGLDSNMLLQYLAWVTYPVVLITFSAGFTQILAPQAVGSGIPEMKTILRGVVLKEYLTFKTFVAKVIGLTCALGSGMPLGKEGPFVHVASLCAALLSKFMALFGGIYMLKEEPFEGNKNELRNTEMLSAACAVGVGCCFAAPIGGVLFSIEVTSTFFAVRNYWRGFFAATFSAFIFRVLAVWNKDEETITALFKTRFRLDFPFDLQELPAFAVLGIASGFGGALFVYLNRLIVESMRKQKTINKFLLKKRLVYPALVTLLVSTLTFPPGFGQFMAGQLTQHESLVALFDNRTWYKQGVAEEFEYTSHPQAWKHPQVSVFITLLLFIVMKFWMSAVATTMPVPCGAFMPVFLIGAAALSGAVTHTVSTAVIVFELTGQISHILPVMIAVILANAVAQSLQPSLYDSIIRIQKLPYLPELGWGQEKYNIRVEDIMVRDVRYITLSSTYRDLQEALLAGQLKTLALVESRESMILLGSIERSQLQSLLSEQLGRGRRLEYLRERAQDNGTHVPSFSQDSSPKASRGVRFLISTEESSYSPTLTNSQIPLKSALKTVSSVSNTETLNSSPSVSCGEPVKEQVEINAGSKAPKRSRRPKRVRITMADGPDVEDDMSTAEIAEWEEQQLDEAVNFNNCKIDPAPFQLVERTSLHKTHTIFSLLGLDHAYVTSTGRLVGVVSLKELRKAIEGSVTVTGVKVRPPLASFRDSGTSSSVSEVTELHKLWSRHKSLSLPREPNLPDLGDQLEQPSEGSLVNETDCTELSSQNSPLHTEDQSEITYADATPSEEHPSELPCDHDCVHHLEDFSETASERGLVQNDELPCEGSPSNAGNQPE